ttaaaactaaGTTTTCTCATGGGGGATCTGGGGAATCTTGGGCTTTGTTGGATTTTCATGTATATTTGTTGGATcagaactttttaaaaaaaaataagtcaaagcAGTCTCCATAATTAAAAACACTGTGGGGTCTCAGCCTTAATATTTCTACTCGTCAGGTAAAGTTgtactttagatatttagatataatttattaataaacctttttgtcatgttttaatcTCGAGTATTTAAATTTCTCAGGTAAAATCACATCATAAATGCCcctgttctgttgttttaactGTTTAAATAATGATTTGACTTGTTAATCATGAAAATCAAAAAGGTACCCTCATTCCATACAGTCTGAGTTTCACATTCTTAGCCTGCATttcatacataaataaaaaaaaaaacactgtgtaTTTCATTTTCAGAAGACTCTAACTGTGTTTGTCGTAAACcaaacttttttctcttttaaatccTGAAATGTTTGTTCTAACTGCAAACACTCACCGTCCTCAAAATGTGAGTATTTTGCAAAACTGTAGAATGAACGTCCTGCGATAGAAGTCAGCGTTGCTGTTCTATTCCAGGGAGCTCTTGGAGGGTCGCAGTTTCGCTGTGCGATGCATCGCAGCTCATTGGGAAAGGTAGTTGGAATGTAGTGGTCAAAGGGGAAGACATGGATGTACTTTAGCTGCTCTCCTGTAAGGTCGGAGAGAAGTTATTTCACTTTAAGTTCTGTTATCATGATACTAATCTACTACTCAGTTCTGGCCAATTATATTTAGGAAAACAAGGAGTTAACCTACCGATTTCTCCAAAGATATTATAAGGGAAGGTCACGCACAGAAATGTTTGAGCGTTTCTATTCCCGTTGTTTGGCCAGAAGTTTCCGTTGCGATATGTCGGAAATCTTGGTGTGCTGTGAGAAAGCCAAACTCCAGTTTGTGTGTCCAGCATCACAACCCCTTTAGAATGTAAGAAATGAAAACAGGTTTGACACATTTGGATTTTTCTGGCTTTAAATGCGATCAAATAAAAGATTGTTGCGCCTACCTTTACTGTGGCCATATGCTAAGTCAGCATTACAACCTGGAGGCTGGTCGTTGTAGAGCAGGTATCCGAAATCTGTGGTCTGCACAAGAAGCAAAGCATGTAGAACTGTGACAGCAGATTTAACAATGCTAAAGAGACATACAATACTTCTTTTAAATAcatcactgacaaaaatgaaaagaatacactgtaaaaaagaaaatgtaacaaaagtacaaaaaacttTAATGCAGGACGTCTTcgacttacatcagagttccgttcctacagatCAACACAAGTAGATTTTTGTTTAAGTCAGAACTCCagcaaaaatatgaacaaagcCGTCATTTGCATCACGACATCGATCAGCTCTTTGAATGCACacaactttcatgcatgtatgaaataATGTTAGAATTCAAGTAATCAGACTCAGTGCTGCAAGAAAATGGATTAGTtgttaagttttattttctatttttgcgataattttgttgtagttttgctAAAAATAACAATCATAAAAATGTATCACCGGATTGTCGTAGAAGTCAAGAAGAGGTTCCAGAGTGTTTGCCAGAGCGCCAGATTCATTGATTTTCATGAAGCTGGGTGCCCAAAAATTGGTGCTGCCATCCATGTACAGATACTCCAAACCACCTCCAATCATATGGGGATACTTGTATATGACGTACCTAATGATGTAATGATGAGGAAAGTATATTTAGGTAAAACTGAGAAATGGTTAAAATATAAATTGTGAAATTCCCACCCACCAGTCCACCGGCTCTCCGTTGTCATTCCTGCATGTCACATATGAATCACACCCTGGAATAAAGATCCAAACGCTGAGGAGGAATCTCACTGCTGCCGTCTGAAACCATCACAGAAACaggattcattcattcataatgCCACATACAGCAgatgttttctgataattcaccagagaaagctttaaaaagtgcattctgggtaaattTTTGAGGGCGGTTTTGTGTCGATTTGTGGCTGTTTAGTGTTaatttgtaataataataataataataactttatttataaagcgctttccgtcaaagtgctgtacacagaaataaaaacagataaacagggttctcaccaggatttttttttcagcgtaacggcaggtccttcTGCAcgcgcgcaatagacgggaacgggtcaatggacaggaaagtacggctgaggtggggagacataaattaacctagataggcacccagttgataaaaacaaacgcacatggcgttatctgtcaaaataacagcgcagcggccctaatcacagtgttaacccttcctgttcagcccccgaccgtggtcaggaagcccggggttaacccccttcacttcctcagcagccgtagaggcaaagacacaggagcccagccgtattGAAGAACACTggagcctttattgtctataaacagtggctgaaccgcacagtaagGCCAACCCAGCAAATACACACCTTCTGTCCTCCTCCGACTGCACCGACTGTCCGTCtgtccaacccggtctcacggggattcgtgaaactgtcacgtaagttttagtttcggtttcgtgcgcaccaacacgatttcgtcatgtttttcgtgccgctcaccacgaaatgtttttcgctgtggtaatcacatctgaaagtggtttataccggcggattcatgacgatctaagctgtccatcggtgtatactgcttgtgtgatcgcgtttgcggccaccggccgccggacattcttgaaattcctatgcaaattggtaagtgtaccaccggcttatggttaggttatggttagggttatggttagggttatgtttagggacgatgtcatgcaaaatatagcgttggattcgccacggttttacattaaaaatataatatacacattcttttgaaatacgttctgagtggcacgaaaagtccgccgtttaaaatacattggtgcgcatttcgtggtgagcggcacgaaaaacatgacgaaatcgtgttggtgcgcacgaaaccgaaactaaaacttacgtgacagtttcacgaatcctcgtgagatcgggctggtctGTCTtactcgctctccccctccctccccttcccacacacacgctgctctctctccctctctcatgacggagccacactctcataacaacagcgtaatctttgaaatgcgctggcgtagcggccctaatcacagcgtaatcttttaaactgagcatAACGGACTGGTAAGACTGAgtaacggcccgttagacagtgtaacggggccgttatgacagcgtaacgggccgttacgctaaAATgtgctggcgagaaccctgataaataaaaacagataaaaataaaaacaataaaaacagaacaataaaaaagacatcagtaaaacaaacaatttaggaTTCATATGTAAGAGAAAACAAGTGGGTCTTCAccttagttttaaatacattaatggacGATGCCTGCCTGATTTCAGCAGGCAGACTGTTCCACAATGTAGGCACCCGGAAAGGAAAAGCCCGTTCCCCCACCATCTTTTTACAGACCTTCGGGATATTCAGAAGTCCAGTCCCCTGAGAACGGAGAGCCCAAGCGGGGACATACAGATTTAGCAGGCTGGATAAGTAAGACGGGGCAATTCCATTAACAATTTTATAGGTTAGTAGCAGCACCTTAAAGTCTGCTCTAACATGAACTGGTAGCCAATGCAGAGAGGCCAGCACTGGAGTAATATGATCATATTTACTTGTTCTGGTCAGAACGTGAGCTGCTGCGTTCTGAACCATCTGCAGACCATGAAGGCTCTTCATTGGCAGACCTGATAAAAGGACATTGCAATAGTCCAACCgtgaggaaacaaaagcatgaattaggacctcagcatcctgaaatgacagactttgtctgattttagagatatttctgAGGTGGAAAAAGGCCAATCTGGTCACCTCTTTAATATGGAATTTAAATGAGAGGGTTTTATCAAAGAGTACACCAAGATTCCTAACTCTGTCTTGACAATGAATAGCACAGTCATCCAAAGACAAAGTAAAGTCATCAAGCAGAGGATGAACACTTTCAGGTCCAATCACCATCATTTCAGTCTTGGCAGAATTCAGGAGCAGGAAATTCATTGATAgccagctcctaacagctgagaGACAGGCCTGGAGTTtatcagtgtcaaaaacacTTTGAGGGACCAACGGCATGTATAGTTGTAGGTCATCTGCATAGCAATGAAAAGAAATCCCAAAGGAGCGCAAAATTTGACCCAAAGGTGTCAGATAAAGGGAAAACAACAGGGGTCCTAGTACAGACCCCTGTGGTACGCCATGCCTAACAGCACAGGACTCACAGAGCACgttgttaaagaaaacactgtgaGATCTCTCTGACAGGTAAGACCTCAACCATTTCAGCACCTGGCCTGAGATGCCGAAATAATTCTCCAGTCTGTCCAGTAAGATGCCGTGATCCACCTTATCAAAAGCTGAGCTGAGCTATATTGAATCTTTAGATCACTTTAAAGATTCAATATAAATGaggctattattattatttcttcaaAGGCCTTTAACTCTGTTGTGAGGGTAAAAGTTTGCAtcatttcattaaatatactCAAGTTATTGCACAAAatgaatcagctgattctgaagGTGTGTTGGGTAGGAACCTGACGAGATTATCTGTGACCGTTTTGCATTTCTGTGGAGCCACTTCCTCGTTTGCATGATGAGATTGTCTAGTAAAACAACATaacccattttattttcaacattttagtgTCAAGTGGAATAAAATGTCTCCTAAAGAGCAAAACAATCCATGCAgtgtaacaaaaaataattaaaaaacaactcAGAGATGCTTCATTTTCAGTTCAGAA
This region of Acanthochromis polyacanthus isolate Apoly-LR-REF ecotype Palm Island chromosome 4, KAUST_Apoly_ChrSc, whole genome shotgun sequence genomic DNA includes:
- the LOC127533717 gene encoding deoxyribonuclease-2-alpha-like — protein: MWGNHLLLEGGLRGTEEVERTAAVRFLLSVWIFIPGCDSYVTCRNDNGEPVDWYVIYKYPHMIGGGLEYLYMDGSTNFWAPSFMKINESGALANTLEPLLDFYDNPTTDFGYLLYNDQPPGCNADLAYGHSKGVVMLDTQTGVWLSHSTPRFPTYRNGNFWPNNGNRNAQTFLCVTFPYNIFGEIGEQLKYIHVFPFDHYIPTTFPNELRCIAQRNCDPPRAPWNRTATLTSIAGRSFYSFAKYSHFEDDLYSGLISRFLRKNLFVRTWGNPGQSHLLPSNCSNPDCHVYNVKEVMLPQAFLTDTVDHSKWCVTEDGPFSCIADLNRVESQKTRGGGAICTIDPAVGMAFYALVNTYEPCLSDA